One Agelaius phoeniceus isolate bAgePho1 chromosome 8, bAgePho1.hap1, whole genome shotgun sequence genomic region harbors:
- the NPL gene encoding N-acetylneuraminate lyase isoform X1 produces MAPRKKLKGLVAATITPMTPDGKINLPVIRQYVDYLVNEQNVKNVFVNGTTGEGLSLSIQERKQLAEEWMCQGKDKLDHVIIHVGALNLPECQELARHAAAIGADGIAVIAPFFFKPTNKDELVAFMQKVASEAPEVPFYYYHIPPLTGVKIRVEELLDGIKAQIPTFQGVKFSDTDLLDLAQCIHKNETGEFEFLYGVDEQLLGALALGANGAVGSTYNYLGQQTNLMLQAFAKPDFALAQQYQFLTGEFLNFVIKLGFGVAQTKAVMTSVSGIPMGPPRLPLVAASSEFIIKAKAKLDSIVWPNGD; encoded by the exons ATGGCACCCCGAAAGAAGTTAAAGGGTCTCGTAGCTGCTACCATCACTCCAATGACTCCGGATGG AAAAATTAACCTCCCAGTGATTCGTCAGTACGTGGATTATCTGGTAAATGAGCAGAATGTGAAGAATGTTTTTG TGAATGGCACAACAGGAGAAGGCCTATCCCTTAGCATCCAGGAGAGGAAGCAGTTGGCAGAAGAATGGATGTGCCAGGGAAAAGACAA atTGGACCATGTGATCATTCATGTGGGAGCACTGAATCTGCCAGAGTGCCAAGAGCTG GCAAGACATGCAGCAGCCATAGGTGCTGATGGCATTGCTGTCATAGCCCCCTTCTTCTTCAAACCCACAAACAAAG ATGAGCTGGTTGCTTTCATGCAGAAGGTTGCATCTGAAGCCCCTGAGGTGCCATTTTATTACTATCACATTCCTCCTCTGACAGGTGTGAAGA TTCGTGTGGAAGAGTTGCTGGATGGGATAAAAGCACAGATCCCCACCTTCCAGGGTGTGAAGTTCAGTGACACAGACCTCTTGGACCTGGCACAGTGCATACACAAGAATGAAACAGGGGAGTTTGAATTTCTTTATGGGGTGGATGAG CAACTGTTGGGTGCACTGGCACTAGGGGCAAATGGAGCAGTTGGAAG TACATACAACTATTTGGGCCAACAAACCAATCTCATGTTGCAAGCCTTTGCAAAGCCAGACTTTGCCTTGGCACAGCAGTATCAG TTTCTCACTGGGGAATTCCTTAACTTTGTCATCAAACTGG GTTTTGGTGTTGCACAGACTAAAGCTGTGATGACCTCTGTTTCTGGCATTCCCATGGGACCTCCAAGGCTTCCTCTTGTTGCTGCCTCCAGTGAGTTCATCATCAAGGCCAAAGCCAAGCTGGACAGCATTGTGTGGCCTAATGGTGACTGA
- the NPL gene encoding N-acetylneuraminate lyase isoform X2: MVIPVIPFSPNSSMAPRKKLKGLVAATITPMTPDGKINLPVIRQYVDYLVNEQNVKNVFVNGTTGEGLSLSIQERKQLAEEWMCQGKDKLDHVIIHVGALNLPECQELARHAAAIGADGIAVIAPFFFKPTNKDELVAFMQKVASEAPEVPFYYYHIPPLTGVKSRALSQKRPMFPHMRLLLCTVRVEELLDGIKAQIPTFQGVKFSDTDLLDLAQCIHKNETGEFEFLYGVDEQLLGALALGANGAVGSTYNYLGQQTNLMLQAFAKPDFALAQQYQFLTGEFLNFVIKLGFGVAQTKAVMTSVSGIPMGPPRLPLVAASSEFIIKAKAKLDSIVWPNGD; this comes from the exons ATGGTAATCCCGGttattcccttttccccaaacAGCTCAATGGCACCCCGAAAGAAGTTAAAGGGTCTCGTAGCTGCTACCATCACTCCAATGACTCCGGATGG AAAAATTAACCTCCCAGTGATTCGTCAGTACGTGGATTATCTGGTAAATGAGCAGAATGTGAAGAATGTTTTTG TGAATGGCACAACAGGAGAAGGCCTATCCCTTAGCATCCAGGAGAGGAAGCAGTTGGCAGAAGAATGGATGTGCCAGGGAAAAGACAA atTGGACCATGTGATCATTCATGTGGGAGCACTGAATCTGCCAGAGTGCCAAGAGCTG GCAAGACATGCAGCAGCCATAGGTGCTGATGGCATTGCTGTCATAGCCCCCTTCTTCTTCAAACCCACAAACAAAG ATGAGCTGGTTGCTTTCATGCAGAAGGTTGCATCTGAAGCCCCTGAGGTGCCATTTTATTACTATCACATTCCTCCTCTGACAGGTGTGAAGA GCAGGGCACTGTCCCAGAAGAGGCCTATGTTCCCTCATATGAGATTGCTGTTGTGCACAGTTCGTGTGGAAGAGTTGCTGGATGGGATAAAAGCACAGATCCCCACCTTCCAGGGTGTGAAGTTCAGTGACACAGACCTCTTGGACCTGGCACAGTGCATACACAAGAATGAAACAGGGGAGTTTGAATTTCTTTATGGGGTGGATGAG CAACTGTTGGGTGCACTGGCACTAGGGGCAAATGGAGCAGTTGGAAG TACATACAACTATTTGGGCCAACAAACCAATCTCATGTTGCAAGCCTTTGCAAAGCCAGACTTTGCCTTGGCACAGCAGTATCAG TTTCTCACTGGGGAATTCCTTAACTTTGTCATCAAACTGG GTTTTGGTGTTGCACAGACTAAAGCTGTGATGACCTCTGTTTCTGGCATTCCCATGGGACCTCCAAGGCTTCCTCTTGTTGCTGCCTCCAGTGAGTTCATCATCAAGGCCAAAGCCAAGCTGGACAGCATTGTGTGGCCTAATGGTGACTGA
- the NPL gene encoding N-acetylneuraminate lyase isoform X3, which translates to MAPRKKLKGLVAATITPMTPDGKINLPVIRQYVDYLVNEQNVKNVFVNGTTGEGLSLSIQERKQLAEEWMCQGKDKLDHVIIHVGALNLPECQELARHAAAIGADGIAVIAPFFFKPTNKDELVAFMQKVASEAPEVPFYYYHIPPLTGVKSRALSQKRPMFPHMRLLLCTVRVEELLDGIKAQIPTFQGVKFSDTDLLDLAQCIHKNETGEFEFLYGVDEQLLGALALGANGAVGSTYNYLGQQTNLMLQAFAKPDFALAQQYQFLTGEFLNFVIKLGFGVAQTKAVMTSVSGIPMGPPRLPLVAASSEFIIKAKAKLDSIVWPNGD; encoded by the exons ATGGCACCCCGAAAGAAGTTAAAGGGTCTCGTAGCTGCTACCATCACTCCAATGACTCCGGATGG AAAAATTAACCTCCCAGTGATTCGTCAGTACGTGGATTATCTGGTAAATGAGCAGAATGTGAAGAATGTTTTTG TGAATGGCACAACAGGAGAAGGCCTATCCCTTAGCATCCAGGAGAGGAAGCAGTTGGCAGAAGAATGGATGTGCCAGGGAAAAGACAA atTGGACCATGTGATCATTCATGTGGGAGCACTGAATCTGCCAGAGTGCCAAGAGCTG GCAAGACATGCAGCAGCCATAGGTGCTGATGGCATTGCTGTCATAGCCCCCTTCTTCTTCAAACCCACAAACAAAG ATGAGCTGGTTGCTTTCATGCAGAAGGTTGCATCTGAAGCCCCTGAGGTGCCATTTTATTACTATCACATTCCTCCTCTGACAGGTGTGAAGA GCAGGGCACTGTCCCAGAAGAGGCCTATGTTCCCTCATATGAGATTGCTGTTGTGCACAGTTCGTGTGGAAGAGTTGCTGGATGGGATAAAAGCACAGATCCCCACCTTCCAGGGTGTGAAGTTCAGTGACACAGACCTCTTGGACCTGGCACAGTGCATACACAAGAATGAAACAGGGGAGTTTGAATTTCTTTATGGGGTGGATGAG CAACTGTTGGGTGCACTGGCACTAGGGGCAAATGGAGCAGTTGGAAG TACATACAACTATTTGGGCCAACAAACCAATCTCATGTTGCAAGCCTTTGCAAAGCCAGACTTTGCCTTGGCACAGCAGTATCAG TTTCTCACTGGGGAATTCCTTAACTTTGTCATCAAACTGG GTTTTGGTGTTGCACAGACTAAAGCTGTGATGACCTCTGTTTCTGGCATTCCCATGGGACCTCCAAGGCTTCCTCTTGTTGCTGCCTCCAGTGAGTTCATCATCAAGGCCAAAGCCAAGCTGGACAGCATTGTGTGGCCTAATGGTGACTGA